A section of the Streptomyces sp. NBC_00178 genome encodes:
- a CDS encoding cytochrome ubiquinol oxidase subunit I — protein sequence MDMALAPETLARWQFGITTVYHFLFVPLTISLAALTAGLQTAWVRTDNEKYLRATKFWGKLFLINIAMGVVTGIVQEFQFGMNWSDYSRFVGDVFGAPLAFEALIAFFFESTFIGLWIFGWDKLPKKIHLACIWMVSLGTVLSTFFILAANSWMQHPVGYRINKERGRAELTDFWHVLTQNTALAQFFHTITAAFLVGGAFMVGIAAFHLMRKRHIPVMRASLRLGLVTVVIAGLLTAVSGDVLGKVMFKQQPMKMAAAEALWEGQHGAPFSLFAVGDVAEGHNDVEISIPGVLSFLADDTFTSYVPGINDINKAEQEKYGPGDYRPNIPVAFWSFRWMIGFGMASFSLGLLGLWLTRKRFMLPEALRTGEDEVPNLVLFKNTVLSPKFARLYWITALWTMLFPLIANSWGWIFTETGRQPWVVYGVFQTRDAVSPGVSQGEVITSLIVFTALYAVLAVVEVKLLLKYVKAGPPELTEADLDPPTRIGGHDQDADRPMAFSY from the coding sequence GTGGACATGGCTCTGGCACCGGAGACTCTGGCGCGATGGCAGTTCGGGATCACCACCGTCTACCACTTCCTGTTCGTCCCCCTGACGATCTCTCTCGCGGCGCTCACGGCCGGCCTGCAGACCGCCTGGGTGCGCACGGACAACGAGAAGTACCTCAGGGCGACGAAGTTCTGGGGCAAGCTCTTCCTGATCAACATCGCGATGGGTGTGGTCACCGGCATCGTCCAGGAGTTCCAGTTCGGCATGAACTGGTCCGACTACTCGCGGTTCGTCGGTGACGTCTTCGGCGCTCCGCTGGCCTTCGAGGCGCTGATCGCCTTCTTCTTCGAGTCCACCTTCATCGGGCTGTGGATCTTCGGCTGGGACAAGCTGCCGAAGAAGATCCACCTCGCCTGCATATGGATGGTCTCCCTCGGTACCGTCCTGTCCACGTTCTTCATCCTGGCGGCCAACTCCTGGATGCAGCACCCCGTCGGCTACCGCATCAACAAGGAGCGCGGCCGCGCCGAACTCACCGACTTCTGGCACGTGCTCACGCAGAACACCGCGCTGGCCCAGTTCTTCCACACGATCACTGCGGCCTTCCTCGTCGGCGGCGCCTTCATGGTCGGCATCGCGGCCTTCCACCTGATGCGCAAGCGGCACATCCCCGTGATGCGCGCCTCGCTGCGGCTCGGACTGGTCACCGTGGTGATCGCCGGCCTGCTCACCGCCGTGAGCGGCGACGTGCTCGGCAAGGTGATGTTCAAGCAGCAGCCCATGAAGATGGCGGCGGCCGAAGCCCTGTGGGAGGGCCAGCACGGGGCGCCCTTCTCGCTCTTCGCGGTGGGCGACGTCGCCGAGGGGCACAACGACGTCGAGATCTCCATCCCCGGCGTCCTGTCCTTCCTCGCGGACGACACCTTCACCTCGTACGTCCCCGGCATCAACGACATCAACAAGGCCGAGCAGGAGAAGTACGGCCCGGGGGACTACCGGCCCAACATCCCGGTGGCCTTCTGGAGCTTCCGCTGGATGATCGGCTTCGGCATGGCCTCCTTCAGCCTCGGCCTGCTGGGCCTGTGGCTGACGCGCAAGCGGTTCATGCTCCCGGAGGCGCTGCGCACCGGAGAGGACGAGGTACCGAATCTGGTGCTCTTCAAGAACACGGTGCTGAGCCCGAAGTTCGCCCGGCTGTACTGGATCACCGCCCTGTGGACCATGCTCTTCCCGCTGATCGCCAACAGCTGGGGCTGGATCTTCACCGAGACGGGACGCCAGCCCTGGGTGGTCTACGGCGTGTTCCAGACCCGCGACGCGGTCTCCCCCGGTGTGTCGCAGGGCGAGGTCATCACCTCGCTGATCGTCTTCACGGCGCTCTACGCGGTCCTCGCCGTCGTCGAGGTGAAGTTGCTCCTGAAGTACGTCAAGGCCGGGCCGCCCGAGCTCACCGAGGCCGACCTCGACCCGCCCACCCGGATCGGCGGCCACGACCAGGACGCCGACCGGCCGATGGCCTTCTCCTACTGA
- a CDS encoding LLM class flavin-dependent oxidoreductase, with the protein MTSARRLSTVILPINRWHDGGRALWVRAEELGFHAAYTYDHLAWRTFRDGPWFGAIPTLTAAAAATERLRLGTLVTSPNFRHPVTLAKELITLDDVSDGRITLGIGAGGNGFDATTLRGSGEEPWTPRERADHFEEFVPLLDRLLREPSVTHEGRLYSASEARNIPGCVQRPRLPFAVAATGPRGLRLAARYGQAWVTTGDPKLFESGTAEQSLAAVGGQIDRLGAACEEAGRDAAELDKILLTGFTPGSPLRSFDAFVDFAGKHYELGFTEIVVHWPVADSVFDIDMKMFERIATEAAAQFS; encoded by the coding sequence ATGACCTCCGCGCGCCGACTGAGCACCGTGATCCTGCCCATCAACCGCTGGCACGACGGCGGCCGGGCCCTATGGGTGCGAGCCGAGGAACTGGGCTTCCACGCCGCGTACACCTACGACCACCTGGCCTGGCGGACCTTCCGGGACGGCCCCTGGTTCGGGGCGATCCCCACGCTGACCGCCGCCGCGGCGGCCACCGAGCGGCTGCGCCTGGGCACCCTCGTCACCTCGCCCAATTTCCGGCACCCGGTGACCCTGGCCAAGGAACTCATCACGCTGGACGACGTGTCCGACGGCCGGATCACGCTGGGCATCGGTGCCGGCGGCAACGGCTTCGACGCCACCACACTGCGCGGGAGTGGCGAGGAACCCTGGACGCCGAGGGAGCGCGCCGACCACTTCGAGGAGTTCGTCCCGCTGCTGGACAGGCTGCTGAGGGAGCCCTCGGTGACCCACGAGGGCCGTCTGTACTCCGCCTCCGAGGCCCGGAACATCCCCGGCTGCGTGCAGCGTCCCCGGCTGCCCTTCGCGGTGGCGGCGACCGGCCCGCGCGGGCTGAGGCTCGCCGCACGGTACGGCCAGGCCTGGGTCACCACCGGAGATCCGAAGCTGTTCGAGAGCGGCACCGCCGAGCAGTCCCTGGCGGCCGTCGGCGGTCAGATCGACCGACTGGGAGCGGCCTGCGAGGAGGCCGGGCGGGATGCGGCGGAGCTGGACAAGATCCTGCTCACCGGCTTCACCCCCGGCAGCCCGCTGCGGTCCTTCGACGCCTTCGTCGACTTCGCGGGAAAGCACTACGAACTCGGCTTCACCGAGATCGTCGTCCACTGGCCCGTGGCGGACAGCGTCTTCGACATCGACATGAAGATGTTCGAGCGCATCGCGACGGAGGCCGCGGCCCAGTTCAGCTGA
- a CDS encoding Cof-type HAD-IIB family hydrolase: MRENDPVTSATDATDYPLPAVTRLIATDLDGTLLRDDKTLSDRTVAALAAAEAAGIEVFFVTGRPARWMDVVSAHVQGHGMAICANGAAVADLHDDGRLIEVHPLERPVALEVVRILREAAPGVSFAVELTTGIHYEPAYPPFHMDPGATVAVAEKLLHEEAPGAGKPVLKVLAHHPELTPDDFLLLAREAAGDRASFTRSSPTALLEVSGLGVSKANTLAACCAERGISADEVVAFGDMPNDVEMLGWAGASFAMGNAHPAARAAATGVTLTNNEDGVAAVIERILATR; the protein is encoded by the coding sequence GTGCGGGAGAATGACCCCGTGACCTCAGCTACCGACGCTACCGATTACCCGCTGCCCGCCGTGACCCGGCTGATCGCCACCGACCTGGACGGCACACTGCTGCGTGACGACAAGACCCTGTCGGACCGCACGGTGGCCGCGCTCGCGGCTGCAGAGGCGGCGGGGATCGAGGTCTTCTTCGTCACCGGCCGGCCGGCCCGCTGGATGGACGTGGTCAGCGCCCACGTCCAGGGCCACGGCATGGCCATCTGCGCGAACGGCGCCGCCGTCGCCGACCTGCACGACGACGGCCGGCTGATCGAGGTCCACCCGCTGGAGCGGCCGGTCGCCCTGGAGGTCGTCCGCATCCTGCGGGAGGCGGCCCCCGGCGTCTCGTTCGCCGTCGAGTTGACCACCGGCATCCACTACGAGCCGGCCTACCCGCCCTTCCATATGGACCCGGGTGCCACGGTCGCGGTCGCGGAGAAGCTCCTGCACGAGGAGGCGCCGGGCGCGGGCAAGCCGGTACTGAAGGTCCTCGCCCACCACCCCGAGCTCACCCCCGACGACTTCCTGCTGCTGGCGCGGGAGGCCGCGGGTGACCGCGCGTCGTTCACCCGGTCCAGCCCCACCGCACTGCTGGAGGTGAGCGGTCTCGGAGTGTCCAAGGCCAACACCCTCGCCGCCTGCTGTGCGGAACGCGGCATCAGCGCGGACGAGGTGGTCGCGTTCGGGGACATGCCGAACGACGTGGAGATGCTCGGCTGGGCCGGAGCCTCGTTCGCCATGGGCAACGCGCACCCGGCCGCCCGTGCGGCCGCGACCGGTGTGACGCTGACCAACAACGAGGACGGCGTGGCGGCAGTCATCGAGCGGATCCTCGCCACCCGCTGA
- the cydD gene encoding thiol reductant ABC exporter subunit CydD: MKPIDPRLLRYARATRFFLAAVVALGLLGAALVIAQAMLVAEVVVGGFEDVLTAAGLRTPLLLLVAVALGRALVAWLTELAAHRASAAVKSELRGRLMDRATELGPDWLGGQRTGSLVALATRGVDALDDYFSRYLPQLGLAVVVPMAVLARIVTEDWVSAAIIVVTLPLIPLFMILIGWATQSRMDRQWRLLSRLSGHFLDVVAGLPTLKVFGRAKAQAESIRTITSQYRTATLKTLRIAFLSSFALELLATLSVALVAVTIGMRLVHGELDLYTGLVVLILAPEAYLPIRQVGAQYHAAAEGVSAAEEIFAVLETEPVAGGTRDVPVSLRLELEEVTVRHPGRTEPSLDAASLVVEPGETVALVGPSGVGKSTLLNVVLGFTEPDEGSVKVGGTDLRSLSAERWRRQIAWVPQRPHLFAGTIAENVRLARPDADDDAVTAALRDAGAHDFVEALPDGRETLLGEDGSGLSAGQRQRLALARAFLADRPLLLLDEPTAGLDGDTEAGIVDAVRRLAAGRTVLLVVHRPALLSVADRVVTLAPRRRPADGGPGPGSLPSVAAASAGPPAGRDAERPGEPVLLRDTAATAGGRVLARVREAAGSQYRKLGLAALLGSLAVGSSVGLMAVSGWLISRASEQPPVLYLMVAVTATRAFGIGRAVFRYAERLVSHDAVLRMLAELRVAVYRGLERVAPAGLRTTRRGDLLSRLVADVDTLQDYWLRWLLPVGTALAVGAAAVGFTGWLLPGAGAVLAVGLLLAGVGVPWLSGACARRAEHQLAPARAALAVRVADLLGGTAELAVAGALPGRRRQVRGADALLTRIASRAATATALGGGLSALICGLTVVASAVVALPAVHDGRLAGVELAVVVLTPLAAFEAVAGLPLAVQYRRRVERSAERVFEVLDAPVPVDEPVEPAEAPAIPYPLVVRGLSARYQGAERDALDSVGLTLLPGKRVAVVGPSGSGKTTLAQVLLRFLDAREGTYSLGGVEATAMDGDTVRTFVGLCAQDAHVFDSSIRENLRLARPGATDGQLRDALAGARLLDWADSLPDGLGTPVGEHGARLSGGQRQRLALARALLADFPVLVLDEPAEHLDLETADALTADLLTATEGRTTVLITHRLAGLDKVDEVLVLDAGQVVQQGTYAALAAQDGPLRRMIAREEQPVVAGPDRTRTRDAAFVRS; encoded by the coding sequence GTGAAACCGATCGACCCTCGCCTTCTCCGCTACGCCCGTGCCACCCGCTTCTTCCTGGCGGCCGTGGTGGCACTCGGACTGCTCGGAGCGGCCTTGGTGATCGCCCAGGCGATGCTTGTGGCCGAGGTGGTGGTGGGCGGTTTCGAGGACGTGCTGACGGCGGCCGGGCTCCGGACACCGCTGCTCCTGCTGGTCGCCGTCGCGCTGGGGCGGGCGCTCGTGGCCTGGTTGACCGAACTGGCCGCGCACCGGGCGAGCGCCGCGGTCAAGTCGGAGCTGCGGGGGCGGCTCATGGACCGGGCGACGGAACTGGGACCGGACTGGCTGGGCGGGCAGCGGACCGGTTCACTGGTGGCGCTGGCCACCCGGGGGGTCGACGCCCTCGACGACTACTTCTCGCGCTATCTCCCGCAGCTCGGGCTGGCGGTCGTGGTGCCGATGGCGGTTCTGGCCAGGATCGTCACCGAGGACTGGGTCTCGGCGGCGATCATCGTGGTGACCCTGCCCCTCATCCCCCTCTTCATGATTCTCATCGGATGGGCCACGCAGTCCCGCATGGACCGTCAGTGGCGGCTGCTGTCCAGGCTCTCCGGTCACTTCCTGGACGTGGTCGCCGGACTGCCGACGCTGAAGGTCTTCGGCCGGGCAAAGGCGCAGGCCGAGTCGATCCGCACGATCACGTCGCAGTACCGCACGGCGACGCTGAAGACCCTTCGGATCGCCTTCCTGTCCTCCTTCGCCCTGGAGCTGCTGGCCACTCTGTCCGTCGCGCTGGTGGCGGTGACGATCGGTATGCGGCTCGTCCACGGGGAACTCGACCTCTACACGGGGCTGGTCGTCCTCATCCTGGCTCCGGAGGCCTACCTGCCGATCCGGCAGGTAGGCGCGCAGTACCACGCGGCGGCGGAGGGGGTCTCGGCGGCGGAGGAGATCTTCGCGGTGCTGGAGACCGAGCCCGTGGCCGGTGGCACGCGGGATGTCCCGGTGTCGCTGCGGCTGGAGCTGGAGGAGGTGACGGTCCGGCACCCGGGCCGCACCGAGCCCTCGCTGGACGCCGCGTCGCTCGTCGTCGAGCCCGGGGAGACGGTCGCCCTCGTCGGTCCCAGCGGGGTCGGCAAGTCCACCCTCCTCAACGTCGTGCTCGGCTTCACGGAGCCCGACGAGGGCTCGGTGAAGGTCGGCGGAACCGACCTGAGGTCCCTCTCCGCGGAGCGCTGGCGTCGGCAGATCGCCTGGGTCCCGCAGCGGCCGCACCTGTTCGCGGGGACGATCGCCGAGAACGTACGGCTCGCCCGCCCGGACGCGGACGACGACGCGGTCACGGCGGCGCTGCGCGATGCGGGGGCCCACGACTTCGTGGAGGCACTGCCCGACGGCCGGGAGACGCTGCTGGGCGAGGACGGATCCGGACTCTCGGCGGGCCAGCGGCAACGACTCGCCCTGGCACGGGCGTTCCTCGCCGACCGGCCGCTGCTGCTGCTCGACGAGCCGACGGCGGGCCTGGACGGAGACACCGAGGCGGGCATCGTCGACGCGGTGCGAAGGCTGGCGGCGGGCCGCACCGTGCTGCTGGTCGTCCACCGGCCGGCGCTGCTCTCCGTCGCGGACCGCGTGGTGACACTGGCCCCGAGGCGGCGGCCGGCCGACGGGGGGCCGGGCCCGGGCAGCCTGCCGTCCGTCGCCGCCGCCTCCGCCGGTCCGCCCGCCGGGAGGGATGCTGAGCGACCGGGGGAGCCCGTCCTGCTGAGGGACACGGCGGCGACGGCCGGCGGCCGGGTGCTCGCCCGGGTGCGCGAGGCAGCCGGTTCCCAGTACCGGAAACTCGGCCTGGCCGCGCTGCTGGGCAGCCTCGCGGTGGGGTCGTCGGTCGGACTCATGGCTGTCTCCGGATGGCTGATCTCCCGTGCCTCAGAGCAGCCCCCCGTGCTCTATCTGATGGTCGCCGTCACCGCGACCCGGGCGTTCGGCATCGGCCGTGCCGTCTTCCGCTACGCCGAGCGGCTGGTCTCGCACGACGCCGTTCTCAGGATGCTCGCGGAGCTGCGGGTCGCCGTGTACCGCGGACTGGAGCGCGTCGCGCCCGCCGGGCTCCGGACGACCAGGCGGGGCGACCTGCTCTCCCGCCTGGTCGCCGACGTGGACACGCTGCAGGACTACTGGCTCCGCTGGCTGCTGCCGGTGGGCACCGCCCTCGCGGTGGGGGCCGCTGCCGTCGGGTTCACCGGGTGGCTGCTGCCCGGGGCGGGTGCCGTCCTCGCGGTGGGGCTGCTCCTCGCCGGTGTCGGCGTGCCGTGGCTGAGCGGTGCGTGCGCCAGGCGGGCCGAGCACCAACTGGCGCCCGCGCGTGCGGCACTGGCCGTCCGCGTCGCCGACCTGCTCGGCGGGACGGCGGAACTGGCCGTCGCGGGCGCGCTGCCCGGCCGCAGGCGGCAGGTGCGCGGCGCCGACGCTCTGCTCACCCGGATCGCCTCGCGGGCCGCGACCGCGACCGCGCTCGGCGGGGGGCTGTCGGCGCTGATCTGCGGACTGACCGTCGTGGCGTCGGCGGTCGTGGCGCTGCCCGCCGTCCACGACGGGCGCCTCGCGGGCGTCGAGCTCGCCGTCGTCGTCCTCACCCCGCTCGCCGCGTTCGAGGCGGTGGCGGGGCTGCCGCTCGCCGTGCAGTACCGCCGGCGGGTCGAGCGGAGCGCGGAGCGCGTCTTCGAGGTGCTGGACGCACCCGTGCCGGTCGACGAGCCCGTCGAACCCGCGGAGGCACCCGCGATCCCGTACCCGCTCGTGGTCCGGGGGCTGTCGGCCCGCTACCAGGGCGCGGAGCGCGATGCCCTGGATTCGGTCGGCCTGACGCTGCTCCCAGGGAAGCGGGTGGCGGTGGTGGGGCCGTCCGGTTCCGGGAAGACGACGCTCGCCCAGGTGCTGCTCCGCTTCCTGGACGCCCGGGAGGGGACGTACAGCCTCGGCGGGGTCGAGGCGACGGCGATGGACGGTGACACGGTGCGTACCTTCGTCGGACTGTGTGCGCAGGACGCCCATGTCTTCGACAGTTCCATCCGCGAGAACCTGCGGCTCGCCCGCCCCGGGGCGACGGACGGTCAGCTGCGGGACGCGCTCGCCGGGGCCCGGCTGCTGGACTGGGCCGATTCGCTCCCCGACGGCCTCGGCACACCGGTGGGCGAACACGGGGCGCGGCTCTCGGGAGGCCAGCGGCAACGGCTGGCCCTGGCCCGGGCCCTGCTCGCGGACTTTCCCGTACTCGTGCTCGACGAGCCCGCCGAGCACCTCGACCTGGAGACGGCGGACGCGCTGACGGCGGACCTGCTGACGGCGACCGAAGGACGCACGACCGTGCTCATCACGCACCGGCTGGCGGGTCTGGACAAGGTGGACGAGGTCCTGGTGCTGGACGCCGGGCAGGTGGTGCAGCAGGGCACCTACGCCGCCCTGGCCGCTCAGGACGGACCGCTGCGCCGCATGATCGCGCGCGAGGAGCAGCCGGTGGTGGCCGGGCCCGACCGGACGCGGACGCGGGACGCGGCATTCGTACGGAGTTGA
- a CDS encoding RNA 2'-phosphotransferase: MDERRTVKVSKYLSKHLRHQPDRIGISLDPNGWVAVDELLKACARHGFTITREELDHVVAVNDKKRFMVAGPLIRANQGHTVEVDLGLPPAEPPAYLYHGTVARSLEAIRAEGLRPMARHHVHLSPDRETAVRVGARRGVPVVLAVDAGAMHRAGRLFHVSANGVWLTDCVPPDFLRLRD; this comes from the coding sequence ATGGACGAACGACGCACCGTGAAGGTGTCCAAGTACCTGTCGAAGCATCTGCGGCATCAGCCGGACCGGATCGGAATCAGCCTGGACCCGAACGGCTGGGTGGCCGTGGACGAGTTGCTGAAGGCCTGCGCACGGCATGGCTTCACGATCACCCGTGAGGAGCTGGACCACGTCGTCGCGGTGAACGACAAGAAGCGCTTCATGGTCGCCGGCCCCCTCATCAGGGCGAACCAGGGCCACACCGTCGAGGTCGATCTCGGCCTGCCTCCCGCCGAACCGCCCGCGTACCTCTATCACGGCACGGTCGCCCGGTCGCTCGAGGCCATTCGCGCGGAAGGACTCCGCCCGATGGCCCGCCACCACGTCCACCTGTCGCCCGACCGGGAGACGGCGGTGCGCGTCGGGGCGCGGCGCGGCGTGCCGGTCGTGCTGGCGGTGGACGCCGGTGCCATGCACCGGGCGGGCCGCCTCTTCCACGTCAGCGCCAACGGGGTCTGGCTCACCGACTGCGTGCCGCCCGACTTCCTGCGGCTGCGCGACTGA
- the cydB gene encoding cytochrome d ubiquinol oxidase subunit II gives MELHDIWFVLIAVLWTGYFFLEGFDFGIGVLTKLLARDRKERRVLINTIGPVWDGNEVWLLSAGGATFAAFPEWYATLFSGFYLPLLVILLCLIVRGVAFEYRAKRPEERWQTNWEHAIFWTSLIPAVLWGVAFGNIVRGVKIDADMEYVGNLWDLLNPYALLGGLVTLFLFTFHGSVFAALKTVGDIRARARGLALKLGLATAVLALCFLAWTQADNGNGRSLIAMIVAVAALVAGIAAIAAGREGWSFAFSGVTIAAAVAMLFLTLFPNVMPSSLNDAWSLTVTNASSSPYTLKIMTWCAGIATPLVLLYQGWTYWVFRKRIGTHHIADAH, from the coding sequence ATGGAACTCCACGACATCTGGTTCGTGCTCATAGCCGTCCTGTGGACCGGCTACTTCTTCCTGGAGGGATTCGACTTCGGCATCGGGGTCCTCACCAAGCTGCTGGCCCGCGACCGCAAGGAGCGCCGCGTCCTGATCAACACGATCGGGCCGGTCTGGGACGGGAACGAGGTCTGGCTGCTCAGCGCGGGCGGAGCGACCTTCGCGGCCTTCCCGGAGTGGTACGCCACGCTGTTCTCCGGCTTCTACCTGCCCCTCCTGGTCATCCTGCTCTGCCTGATCGTGCGGGGCGTGGCCTTCGAGTACCGGGCGAAGCGGCCTGAGGAACGCTGGCAGACCAACTGGGAGCACGCGATCTTCTGGACCTCGCTGATCCCGGCCGTGCTCTGGGGCGTGGCCTTCGGCAACATCGTCCGGGGCGTGAAGATCGATGCCGACATGGAGTACGTCGGCAACCTCTGGGACCTGCTCAACCCGTACGCCCTCCTGGGCGGCCTGGTCACGCTGTTCCTCTTCACCTTCCACGGGTCGGTGTTCGCCGCGCTCAAGACCGTCGGGGACATCCGCGCCCGGGCCCGCGGGCTGGCGCTCAAGCTGGGTCTCGCCACCGCGGTGCTCGCGCTGTGCTTCCTCGCGTGGACACAGGCGGACAACGGCAACGGCCGGAGCCTGATCGCGATGATCGTCGCCGTGGCGGCCCTGGTCGCCGGCATCGCCGCCATCGCGGCGGGACGGGAGGGCTGGTCCTTCGCCTTCTCCGGGGTGACCATCGCGGCCGCGGTGGCCATGCTCTTCCTGACGCTCTTCCCGAACGTCATGCCGTCGTCGCTGAACGACGCCTGGAGTCTGACGGTCACCAACGCCTCCTCCAGCCCGTACACGCTCAAGATCATGACCTGGTGTGCGGGGATCGCGACTCCCTTGGTGCTGCTGTACCAGGGCTGGACGTACTGGGTCTTCCGCAAGCGCATCGGTACGCACCACATCGCCGACGCGCACTGA
- a CDS encoding sensor histidine kinase: MPDPDPKDSAEAARPTPGSLRELSAELTARVPHLLEATRSVGPGLELHSTLERICETAAELAHARYAAIGVVDKPGESLCDFITYGVSDETARAVGRPPDGHTGLLGALIREGVSIRLEDLEADPRFEGFPPGHPRMRTFLGVPIRVQGEIFGNLYVMGKRDGDAFGHDELHMLRVLATEAGIAIAHARTYEAARQRERWIDGSVAVTTALLSGGDADEALTVVAEQARRLADAEAGIVLLPAEGGGLEIVAVAGNKPSASLGVIIPPHSPVVAALLRGEEVFISDPATDPRMITRMADQFGPHMLLPLRSGGRVLGALAVPRARGGRAFSQTERTLAGHFAAQAALALKLAEAQRDRQRIAVYEDRDRIARDLHDLVIQRLFATGIMLEEAQSRSRVPAVREGVGRAVDELDVTIQEIRTAIFALQQEAAEAPSGLRTRVLREITMAAVPLGFEPTHRFLGPVDSLVGELAGKNLIAALREALSNTFRHARATHVDVSVDATAVLPGGQDAVRLSVADDGVGIPEGGRRSGLRNLARRAESLGGASWFEAGPGEDGGGTTVIWQVPL; the protein is encoded by the coding sequence ATGCCCGACCCGGATCCGAAGGACTCCGCCGAAGCCGCGCGGCCCACACCCGGCAGCCTGCGGGAGCTCTCCGCGGAGCTGACCGCGCGTGTGCCGCACCTGCTGGAGGCCACCAGGTCCGTGGGGCCGGGCCTCGAACTCCACTCCACCCTCGAACGCATCTGTGAGACCGCGGCCGAACTCGCCCACGCCCGCTACGCGGCCATCGGGGTCGTCGACAAGCCGGGTGAGAGCCTGTGCGACTTCATCACCTACGGGGTGTCCGACGAGACGGCGCGGGCCGTCGGACGGCCGCCCGACGGGCACACCGGCCTGCTGGGCGCACTGATCCGCGAGGGCGTCTCCATCCGGCTGGAGGATCTGGAGGCCGACCCGCGCTTCGAGGGCTTCCCGCCCGGCCACCCGAGGATGCGGACCTTCCTCGGCGTCCCCATCCGGGTGCAGGGCGAGATCTTCGGCAACCTCTACGTGATGGGGAAACGGGACGGCGACGCGTTCGGCCACGACGAACTGCACATGCTGCGCGTGCTCGCCACGGAGGCCGGGATCGCCATCGCCCACGCGCGGACGTACGAAGCCGCCCGGCAGCGCGAGCGGTGGATCGACGGATCGGTCGCCGTCACCACCGCCCTGCTCTCCGGCGGGGACGCCGACGAGGCGCTGACCGTCGTCGCCGAACAGGCCCGCCGCCTGGCCGACGCCGAAGCGGGCATCGTCCTGCTGCCCGCGGAGGGCGGCGGTCTGGAGATCGTGGCGGTCGCCGGGAACAAGCCGTCCGCCTCCCTAGGTGTGATCATTCCGCCGCACAGTCCGGTGGTGGCGGCCCTTCTGAGGGGCGAGGAGGTCTTCATCAGCGACCCCGCCACCGACCCGCGCATGATCACCAGGATGGCCGACCAGTTCGGCCCGCACATGCTGCTCCCCCTGCGCAGCGGTGGGCGGGTGCTCGGCGCGCTCGCCGTGCCGCGCGCCCGGGGAGGCCGCGCGTTCTCGCAGACGGAACGAACGCTGGCGGGCCATTTCGCCGCTCAGGCCGCCCTCGCGCTGAAGCTGGCCGAAGCGCAGAGGGACCGGCAGAGGATCGCGGTCTACGAGGACCGGGACCGGATCGCCCGGGACCTCCACGACCTGGTCATCCAGCGGCTGTTCGCCACGGGGATCATGCTGGAGGAGGCTCAGAGCCGGTCACGGGTCCCCGCCGTGCGGGAAGGCGTCGGGCGGGCGGTCGACGAGCTGGATGTGACCATCCAGGAGATCCGCACCGCCATCTTCGCCCTGCAGCAGGAGGCGGCCGAGGCGCCGTCGGGTCTGCGGACCCGTGTGCTGAGGGAGATCACCATGGCGGCGGTGCCGCTGGGCTTCGAGCCCACGCACCGGTTCCTCGGCCCCGTCGACTCCCTCGTGGGAGAGCTGGCCGGGAAGAACCTGATCGCGGCGCTCCGGGAGGCGCTGTCCAACACCTTCCGGCACGCGAGGGCCACGCACGTCGACGTGAGCGTGGACGCCACCGCGGTGCTGCCCGGCGGACAGGACGCGGTCCGGCTGTCGGTCGCCGACGACGGGGTGGGGATTCCGGAGGGGGGACGGCGCAGCGGTCTGCGGAACCTCGCCAGGCGCGCGGAGTCGCTCGGCGGCGCGAGCTGGTTCGAGGCCGGGCCGGGCGAGGACGGCGGCGGTACGACGGTGATCTGGCAGGTCCCGCTCTGA